In Synergistaceae bacterium, one DNA window encodes the following:
- a CDS encoding efflux RND transporter periplasmic adaptor subunit, with protein MLKFFTRIRILLWILLLVAVGFMVSTQVRAKLAQAAANLRSLETETVTVYPVETQRVTTANWEVWRSYYGQAKSAHTQNITTYEREIVRSVNVDVGSPVKAGQTLITLQVAARGAQVQSGKTAYDEAVLNYNRLKQLNAKGGISKSEVDSAYSRLKTAEAALRSTQSSLQRTSLKASITGIVSARNVEPGEIAESGKVLLSIVDPKEMEAELMVSKKDILKISHGTDVEIRVDGQTHQGFVKRISPEAQSGSGLYPVVVGLPENSGILPGTYVEGRFKVSSQYNVVVIPSSVVIYRGNTQSVYLADGNKAKLTAITTGEGREGRVIVTSGLKPGDQLITSGNRVLYDGAEITVNSSVADSNNSNEG; from the coding sequence ATGCTGAAGTTCTTTACCCGCATTCGTATATTACTGTGGATCTTGCTGCTTGTAGCTGTAGGCTTCATGGTCAGCACTCAGGTACGCGCAAAACTCGCCCAAGCGGCGGCTAATCTTCGTTCTCTGGAGACAGAGACAGTAACAGTATACCCCGTCGAGACGCAGAGAGTAACCACAGCCAACTGGGAAGTGTGGCGGAGCTATTACGGTCAGGCCAAGAGCGCGCACACACAGAACATCACCACCTACGAACGCGAGATCGTCAGGAGCGTGAACGTCGACGTAGGAAGTCCCGTTAAGGCCGGACAGACGTTAATCACACTGCAGGTTGCCGCAAGAGGTGCGCAGGTTCAGTCGGGGAAGACAGCCTATGATGAAGCAGTCCTCAACTACAACAGGCTTAAACAGCTCAATGCTAAGGGCGGCATCTCCAAGAGCGAAGTGGACTCAGCTTATTCGCGCCTAAAGACAGCGGAAGCAGCTTTGAGATCAACACAGTCATCACTACAGCGCACGAGCCTCAAGGCCAGCATCACCGGCATAGTGTCAGCGCGCAACGTCGAACCCGGAGAAATAGCCGAGTCCGGCAAAGTACTCCTCTCTATCGTTGACCCGAAAGAGATGGAAGCCGAGCTCATGGTCTCCAAGAAAGACATCCTCAAGATAAGTCATGGCACAGACGTAGAAATCCGTGTCGACGGGCAAACTCATCAAGGCTTCGTCAAGCGCATCAGCCCCGAAGCACAGAGCGGCTCCGGCCTCTATCCCGTCGTCGTCGGACTGCCCGAGAACTCGGGGATTCTGCCGGGAACGTACGTAGAGGGACGCTTCAAGGTCAGCAGTCAGTATAACGTCGTGGTGATTCCGTCGAGCGTCGTGATTTATCGCGGAAACACGCAGTCAGTCTACCTTGCGGACGGCAATAAAGCCAAGCTCACGGCAATAACGACAGGTGAGGGACGTGAAGGCAGGGTAATAGTTACGTCCGGCCTTAAGCCCGGCGACCAGCTCATCACCAGCGGAAACAGAGTGCTTTACGACGGCGCAGAAATCACGGTTAATTCCTCTGTTGCTGACAGCAATAATTCTAACGAGGGGTAA
- a CDS encoding efflux RND transporter permease subunit → MRGFIRFCIYHPVFTGCSVVIWILLGISSYFTLGVTLYPDVELPFVLVRTVYQGAGPNEIEQLISKPLEDALADLENLKSITTYSIEGISMVAVEMEAGTNPDLALVDVNNKVKAKVPDLPDDADEPVSSKFDISAQPFLIVSFTSDMPEKTAKKMIEDRIQPVVARVEGVGRVDVTGGRDREIHVNLDPAALSDYGISYMQVCNVVAANNQTTPSGYITQRQDEVSLRLMGEFNEVEQLEDILIPTPNGQPVRLSMLGEVVDGEEDQRSMARADGHPVVQLRISPRSNADVVEAGRQIKRLMERTMRDFPDFTYEYTYDDTGFVESAVKNIIRDTAIGIALTALVIYLFLGRFGATFIVAFSMPVAFAATFVPLQMHGYTLNLMSTLGLALSMGTLVMNAILIIQNIYRFRDMGYEPFEAAEEGTVEISMSVLAGVFTNLGVFMPVALMSTIAGQFLKPYAVTIVYATAFSLWVTMAVTPCLAARMRKQKGDTGELPLIGKILTGWWNWIFDGFRDLFFIILHVAMRFPLLTVLFTILATYGSLKLGGFIGTEFTPSMDDGTVRITMTLDNNSSIHRTADLIYHVEDYINSLPERKYIKNVVSTVASSMRSNSISEAQIALYMNDDPGRPSTQVLADKIRPYLSGLPGVQISIAATRSGFGNPIEIQIKGQDLNQLYSIAEEIVARGRSVPGVRDLTIGMEMGKPELQVKPIRWRLAPLGLNISDLAGIVRGYLIGRDAGKFRQGGYEYDIKARIARDKASDIFNARELPIMTGYGLVPLEEMADISWSDGPTEIQRVERERAVVVTGRVRYITSGEGNARMREVVDGLTLPEGVSINFGGEQEDMAENFIELIRTLVIAIVVTYLVVAAILESWIYSVVILATVPMAAIGVVPAMLISEVNISIFALIGMIMLVGMVVNNAIVVVDYAEVLRLKGTHPYEAVEEACHVRFKSLLMAVVTSVVSLMPLLSTGRGSEMKRPIAVVAIGGLIAGGMLAMISIPAAYKLVWRVRLFWARIRGREYGETDEEEYEDDDDE, encoded by the coding sequence ATGCGAGGCTTCATCAGATTCTGCATTTATCACCCCGTTTTCACAGGCTGTTCCGTCGTTATCTGGATACTGCTCGGAATCTCAAGCTATTTCACGCTCGGTGTTACGCTCTACCCTGACGTTGAGCTTCCGTTTGTCCTTGTCCGCACGGTCTATCAGGGAGCTGGCCCGAACGAAATCGAGCAGTTAATCAGCAAACCTCTCGAGGATGCATTAGCCGACCTTGAGAACCTCAAATCCATAACCACCTACTCAATCGAGGGCATCTCGATGGTTGCTGTCGAAATGGAGGCAGGAACTAACCCCGACCTTGCCCTCGTCGACGTGAACAACAAGGTTAAAGCGAAAGTCCCTGACCTTCCCGATGATGCGGACGAGCCGGTCTCCAGCAAGTTCGACATCAGCGCACAGCCCTTCCTGATTGTGTCATTCACGTCGGACATGCCGGAGAAGACGGCCAAGAAGATGATTGAGGACAGAATACAGCCTGTTGTTGCGAGAGTTGAGGGAGTCGGACGCGTTGACGTTACGGGAGGACGGGACAGAGAAATACACGTCAATCTTGACCCTGCGGCACTGAGCGATTACGGTATAAGCTACATGCAGGTGTGCAATGTTGTGGCCGCGAACAACCAGACCACGCCCAGCGGGTACATTACGCAGAGGCAGGACGAAGTGTCGTTAAGGTTGATGGGAGAGTTCAACGAGGTAGAACAGCTCGAGGACATCCTTATTCCGACACCCAACGGCCAGCCTGTGAGGCTCTCGATGCTCGGCGAAGTTGTCGACGGAGAGGAAGACCAGCGCAGTATGGCACGTGCGGACGGTCATCCTGTCGTTCAGCTCAGAATCAGCCCGCGTTCGAATGCTGACGTTGTCGAAGCAGGACGGCAGATTAAGCGTCTAATGGAACGCACAATGAGGGATTTTCCCGACTTCACGTACGAATATACTTACGATGATACGGGCTTCGTAGAGTCGGCGGTCAAGAACATCATACGTGATACAGCAATCGGTATCGCGCTCACCGCGTTGGTGATTTATCTATTTCTCGGCAGGTTCGGAGCTACGTTCATTGTCGCGTTCTCAATGCCCGTTGCGTTTGCGGCTACGTTCGTCCCTCTTCAGATGCACGGCTACACACTTAACCTAATGAGCACGCTCGGCCTCGCACTGTCGATGGGTACGCTCGTCATGAACGCGATACTAATCATCCAGAACATTTACCGTTTCCGCGATATGGGCTATGAACCCTTCGAGGCAGCCGAAGAAGGCACAGTCGAAATCTCAATGTCTGTCTTGGCCGGAGTCTTCACGAATCTCGGGGTGTTTATGCCCGTCGCACTGATGAGCACGATTGCGGGACAGTTCCTGAAGCCTTACGCGGTTACGATTGTTTACGCTACTGCATTTTCGCTGTGGGTAACAATGGCGGTAACTCCATGCCTTGCCGCACGGATGAGGAAGCAGAAAGGCGACACAGGAGAGCTTCCGTTAATCGGCAAGATTCTTACTGGCTGGTGGAACTGGATATTTGACGGCTTCAGGGATTTGTTCTTCATCATCCTGCATGTTGCGATGAGATTCCCTCTGCTCACCGTGCTGTTCACGATACTTGCTACGTACGGTTCTCTGAAGCTGGGCGGGTTCATCGGTACGGAGTTCACGCCGTCGATGGATGACGGGACTGTGAGAATCACCATGACCCTCGACAACAATTCATCGATACACAGGACAGCCGACCTGATTTATCACGTTGAGGATTACATCAACTCACTTCCTGAGCGCAAGTACATCAAGAACGTAGTCTCAACCGTAGCCAGCTCGATGCGTTCGAACTCAATCAGCGAAGCACAGATAGCCCTCTACATGAACGACGATCCCGGCAGACCATCAACGCAGGTTCTGGCTGACAAGATAAGGCCGTACCTTTCGGGGCTTCCCGGAGTGCAGATCTCGATAGCGGCGACGCGTTCAGGTTTCGGCAACCCTATAGAGATTCAGATTAAGGGACAGGACTTGAACCAGCTCTACAGCATCGCAGAAGAGATAGTGGCGCGGGGCAGGAGCGTTCCCGGAGTTAGAGACCTTACGATAGGGATGGAGATGGGCAAGCCGGAGCTTCAGGTCAAGCCGATACGCTGGAGGCTCGCACCTTTGGGGCTGAACATCTCGGACTTGGCCGGAATCGTTAGGGGCTACCTCATCGGACGAGACGCAGGGAAATTCCGTCAGGGAGGCTACGAGTACGACATCAAGGCACGGATTGCTCGCGACAAAGCCAGCGACATCTTCAACGCCCGCGAGCTGCCGATAATGACGGGCTACGGACTCGTTCCGCTAGAAGAGATGGCAGACATTTCATGGAGCGACGGCCCTACGGAGATTCAGAGGGTTGAACGTGAAAGAGCAGTGGTAGTTACCGGCAGGGTGCGCTACATCACTTCGGGTGAGGGCAATGCACGTATGCGCGAGGTCGTGGACGGCCTGACGCTTCCCGAAGGAGTAAGCATAAACTTCGGCGGTGAACAGGAGGACATGGCGGAGAACTTCATAGAGCTCATACGTACTCTGGTTATCGCGATCGTAGTAACGTATCTTGTTGTTGCGGCAATCCTCGAGAGCTGGATATATTCCGTCGTAATCTTGGCGACTGTCCCGATGGCGGCAATAGGTGTCGTTCCGGCAATGCTTATCTCTGAGGTCAACATCTCTATCTTCGCGCTAATCGGAATGATTATGCTTGTCGGAATGGTCGTGAACAACGCAATAGTTGTCGTCGATTACGCGGAAGTTCTGCGCCTTAAGGGAACTCATCCGTATGAGGCAGTCGAGGAAGCGTGTCATGTGCGCTTCAAGTCGCTGTTAATGGCAGTGGTTACGTCGGTTGTGTCGCTGATGCCGCTTCTGTCGACAGGAAGAGGAAGCGAGATGAAGAGGCCGATTGCCGTCGTCGCGATAGGGGGGCTTATTGCGGGAGGAATGCTCGCAATGATCTCGATACCTGCGGCGTATAAACTTGTCTGGCGCGTGCGTCTGTTTTGGGCGAGAATCAGGGGCAGGGAGTACGGCGAGACAGATGAAGAAGAGTACGAGGACGATGATGACGAGTAA
- the citG gene encoding triphosphoribosyl-dephospho-CoA synthase CitG: protein MKKSTRTMMTSKDIGRLALEAMLVEVSVTPKPGLVDRNNSGAHSDMGFFTFLKSAAGLRGWFDVFAEAGQNASREGISPAELFLELRRIGIEAERDMFTATGGINTHKGEIFSLGVLSACAGYCAGEVTAEEVMRLAGEVCAGLCGRDFAGVEDKRNPTKGERVYIEHGITGIRGEAEAGYPCVRDAGLPALTKYLADGLTMNDALAFTLLHIMAVNQDTNIIARHDISTSREVMSTAQRLIDGRPSLEDLLRLDAEYISRNISPSGSADLLAATYFLYALTHSIPNC, encoded by the coding sequence ATGAAGAAGAGTACGAGGACGATGATGACGAGTAAGGACATCGGCCGTCTGGCACTTGAAGCAATGCTCGTTGAAGTGTCAGTAACCCCAAAACCCGGCCTCGTCGACAGGAACAACTCAGGAGCCCATAGCGATATGGGCTTCTTCACGTTCCTTAAGAGTGCGGCAGGACTTCGCGGATGGTTTGACGTTTTCGCGGAAGCAGGACAAAACGCAAGCCGCGAGGGAATTTCTCCGGCTGAACTATTCCTCGAGCTTCGGAGGATAGGCATCGAGGCAGAACGCGACATGTTCACTGCAACAGGCGGCATCAACACCCACAAGGGAGAAATCTTCTCGCTGGGAGTCCTGAGTGCATGTGCGGGGTACTGTGCCGGTGAAGTTACGGCGGAAGAAGTCATGAGGCTTGCGGGTGAGGTGTGCGCGGGGCTGTGCGGGAGGGACTTTGCTGGTGTGGAGGATAAACGCAACCCCACGAAGGGCGAGCGCGTGTACATCGAGCACGGAATAACGGGCATTCGCGGAGAAGCAGAGGCTGGCTACCCGTGCGTGAGGGACGCGGGGCTTCCCGCATTAACGAAGTATCTTGCTGACGGGCTCACGATGAATGACGCACTGGCTTTCACGCTCCTGCACATTATGGCGGTGAACCAAGACACTAACATTATCGCACGCCACGACATCAGCACATCCCGCGAGGTCATGAGCACCGCACAACGCCTCATCGACGGCAGGCCAAGCCTCGAGGACTTGCTTCGGCTCGACGCAGAATACATCTCCCGCAACATCAGCCCCAGCGGCAGTGCAGACCTCCTCGCCGCAACATACTTCCTCTACGCGCTCACTCACTCCATCCCCAATTGCTGA
- a CDS encoding DEAD/DEAH box helicase family protein yields MIKGLRDYQAKAIRDVFGWLRENQGNPCIVAPTGSGKAWICAGLCEEFLRRKPDGRILVLSHVKELLVQDAEKILQVWPSAPVGLYSAGLGSKDINAITVAGIQSIWKKGGELGRVDLVIVDEAHLISNTDSGMYRTLLAALEEASPSMRVIGLTATPYRLGQGLLTEGDEAIFTALLEAATIDELIKRKFLAKLISTFTDMRLDVEGVRKVQGDYEKQELEARVNSTDNNARIVEETIRRAGDRKAWLVFCVSVSHAEAMCEEFASHGISAAVITGKTSSAERERIFSEFKAGKIRALTNVGVATTGFDYPDIDVIVMARPTLSPGLYMQMSGRGMRIKSAGHHQDCLVLDFAGNIERHGAITKIIPPRRTISRKKSSRQELGEMFKECPQCHKVIMRRARICAHCGHMFTDLSELNTTQDIMGRSEHTEEAESEGLTRMKVAKWFWKVIYSKKEGIPMLRADFYSEDLMQGPKQLFLKLLHPEPDSTKAYRNLKSLLQGVMIPPHSEIRGARELYRLAETINENFKPPLWIDYKVSGKFTFISNWGWSE; encoded by the coding sequence TTGATTAAGGGACTGAGGGATTATCAGGCGAAAGCTATACGTGATGTGTTCGGTTGGCTGAGGGAGAATCAGGGCAACCCCTGCATAGTCGCTCCGACGGGTTCAGGGAAGGCGTGGATATGTGCCGGGCTCTGCGAGGAGTTTCTTCGGCGCAAACCTGACGGCAGGATACTCGTGCTGTCTCACGTCAAAGAACTTCTAGTGCAGGACGCGGAGAAAATTCTTCAGGTCTGGCCAAGTGCACCGGTAGGACTGTACAGCGCAGGGCTGGGCAGCAAGGACATCAACGCAATCACAGTCGCCGGGATACAGTCAATCTGGAAGAAGGGCGGGGAGCTCGGGCGTGTTGACCTCGTCATCGTCGATGAAGCTCACCTCATCTCCAACACAGATTCAGGGATGTACAGGACGCTTCTTGCTGCTCTTGAGGAAGCCAGCCCGTCAATGCGGGTCATCGGCCTCACCGCAACTCCTTACCGTCTCGGGCAAGGGTTATTGACGGAAGGGGACGAGGCGATCTTCACGGCACTTCTCGAGGCGGCGACGATAGACGAACTCATCAAGCGCAAGTTCCTCGCAAAGCTGATCTCAACCTTCACAGACATGCGGCTTGACGTTGAGGGAGTGCGCAAGGTTCAGGGCGACTACGAGAAGCAGGAGCTCGAAGCGCGCGTCAACAGCACAGACAACAACGCACGCATAGTCGAGGAGACCATCAGGCGCGCAGGAGACCGCAAGGCGTGGCTTGTGTTCTGCGTGAGCGTCTCCCATGCTGAGGCGATGTGCGAAGAGTTCGCCTCTCACGGCATCAGCGCGGCGGTAATCACCGGCAAGACATCGAGTGCCGAACGTGAGCGCATCTTCAGCGAGTTCAAGGCTGGGAAGATTCGCGCACTGACCAACGTCGGAGTAGCAACAACGGGCTTCGACTACCCGGACATTGACGTGATAGTGATGGCGCGTCCCACGTTGTCGCCGGGACTGTACATGCAGATGAGCGGGCGGGGAATGCGCATCAAGAGCGCGGGACACCATCAGGACTGCCTCGTGCTGGACTTTGCGGGCAACATCGAGAGGCACGGCGCAATCACGAAGATTATCCCTCCGAGACGGACAATAAGCCGCAAGAAGTCTTCACGTCAGGAGCTCGGCGAGATGTTCAAGGAGTGTCCGCAGTGCCATAAAGTCATAATGAGGCGGGCGAGAATCTGTGCGCATTGCGGGCATATGTTCACGGATTTGTCGGAGCTCAACACAACTCAGGACATCATGGGGAGAAGCGAGCACACAGAAGAAGCCGAATCAGAAGGCCTCACGCGAATGAAGGTCGCCAAATGGTTCTGGAAGGTTATTTACTCGAAGAAGGAAGGAATCCCGATGCTACGTGCGGACTTCTACAGTGAAGACCTTATGCAGGGCCCGAAGCAGCTGTTCCTGAAGCTCCTTCACCCCGAACCCGACAGCACCAAAGCCTACAGAAACCTAAAGAGCTTACTTCAAGGGGTAATGATTCCGCCGCACTCGGAGATACGCGGAGCACGGGAACTTTACCGGCTCGCGGAGACCATCAACGAGAACTTCAAGCCTCCGCTGTGGATAGACTACAAGGTGTCGGGAAAATTCACGTTCATCAGCAATTGGGGATGGAGTGAGTGA
- the mgtE gene encoding magnesium transporter gives MLERIQSLVEAKNVKELRTITEDMNEADIADAVEELEPEGRVILFRALRKDMAAEVFAYLSPDTKEALVSQLTAPELGRIVDELFLDDAADLVEELPADVVKRILESASPETRKGINQLLQYQEDSAGSIMTTEYISLRPDMNVEESFRHIREVGMDKETLYTCYVTDPKGILIGVITVRTMLLSKYEDKISDIMTDTNIISVNTNDDREKVTELFQKYDFMAIPVVDSQNHLVGIVTVDDAMEVLEEESTEDFHKMAAMLPMDEPYLDMSVGELAKKRVIWLMVLMISATFSGAILTHYQAVFAAFPALIASIPMLMDTGGNAGSQSSTLVIRGIAVGELKLRDALTVLLKELRVSLMVGGGLAIVNFAYKYAMSGDLLLSIIVGISLFGTVIFAQTVGGMLPLLAKSLGFDPALMASPIVTTIVDAGSLTLYFAVASRVMNL, from the coding sequence ATGCTCGAACGTATACAATCCCTCGTAGAAGCCAAGAACGTCAAGGAACTGCGCACCATCACCGAAGACATGAACGAAGCCGACATTGCTGATGCCGTCGAAGAACTTGAGCCTGAAGGACGGGTAATTCTCTTCCGTGCCCTGCGCAAGGACATGGCCGCAGAAGTTTTCGCGTACCTTTCGCCCGACACAAAGGAAGCCCTAGTCTCACAGCTCACAGCCCCCGAACTTGGCCGCATCGTTGATGAACTGTTCCTCGATGATGCCGCAGACCTCGTCGAAGAACTACCCGCTGATGTCGTCAAACGCATTCTCGAGAGCGCGAGCCCCGAGACCCGCAAGGGCATCAACCAGCTCCTTCAGTATCAGGAGGACAGCGCAGGAAGCATAATGACGACGGAGTACATCTCCCTTCGTCCTGATATGAACGTCGAGGAATCCTTCAGGCACATCCGCGAGGTCGGCATGGACAAGGAGACACTCTACACCTGCTACGTTACTGACCCGAAGGGAATACTTATCGGGGTTATTACTGTCAGGACTATGCTTCTCTCGAAGTACGAGGACAAAATCAGCGACATAATGACCGACACGAACATTATCAGCGTGAACACGAACGATGACCGCGAGAAAGTTACTGAGCTCTTCCAGAAGTACGACTTCATGGCAATTCCCGTCGTGGACTCACAGAATCACCTCGTAGGAATCGTTACGGTTGACGACGCAATGGAGGTTCTCGAGGAGGAGAGTACGGAGGACTTCCACAAGATGGCGGCAATGCTCCCGATGGATGAACCGTATCTCGACATGAGCGTCGGAGAGCTGGCCAAGAAGCGCGTAATCTGGCTGATGGTGCTGATGATTTCCGCGACGTTCTCGGGGGCGATACTCACGCACTATCAGGCTGTGTTCGCGGCGTTCCCGGCACTGATTGCCTCGATACCCATGCTCATGGACACGGGCGGAAACGCGGGCTCGCAGTCCTCTACGCTCGTTATTCGCGGTATTGCTGTCGGCGAACTGAAGCTGAGGGACGCTCTGACCGTGCTCCTGAAAGAATTGCGGGTCAGCCTCATGGTCGGAGGAGGGCTGGCAATCGTGAATTTCGCCTACAAGTACGCAATGAGCGGAGACCTTCTGCTCTCTATAATCGTGGGAATAAGCCTGTTCGGTACGGTAATTTTCGCGCAGACAGTCGGGGGAATGCTGCCGTTGCTGGCGAAATCGCTGGGGTTTGACCCTGCACTTATGGCCTCGCCGATTGTTACGACAATTGTTGATGCCGGAAGCCTGACGCTGTATTTTGCGGTTGCTAGCCGCGTAATGAATCTGTGA
- a CDS encoding transporter substrate-binding domain-containing protein, which produces MKKVFTCLMVLALFAGVCSADEAKLKEVSQLKTERLAAQRGTVGQFLAEDLLGDKKGELLTTFEKYVDAIASLRQGKVRAVVMDEMPAKRFVNEVEGLVIMDEALSEENYAIGFKKGNTELVEQVNKILAEMKADGTLAAIFAKYIDGDYSAVKPEDIDFNKGAEGGKFYVGTEAGFAPYELRVGSGYIGIDVEMCAAIAKKLGKELVILNMNFDALPTAVSTGKVDMICAGITVTDERKENMDFSDNYVVGAKQVAVVRADDYEK; this is translated from the coding sequence ATGAAGAAAGTTTTTACATGTTTGATGGTGCTCGCACTTTTCGCGGGCGTGTGCTCTGCTGATGAAGCGAAGCTCAAGGAAGTATCTCAGCTCAAGACCGAGCGTCTTGCGGCTCAGCGCGGGACAGTCGGTCAGTTCTTGGCCGAAGACCTGTTAGGCGACAAGAAGGGCGAACTACTCACGACGTTTGAGAAGTACGTAGACGCTATAGCTTCACTGCGTCAGGGCAAAGTAAGGGCTGTCGTGATGGACGAGATGCCGGCCAAGAGGTTCGTGAACGAGGTAGAAGGACTCGTGATTATGGACGAGGCACTGAGCGAAGAGAATTACGCAATCGGCTTTAAGAAGGGCAACACCGAACTTGTAGAGCAGGTCAACAAGATTCTTGCGGAGATGAAGGCAGACGGTACGCTTGCAGCGATTTTCGCGAAGTACATTGACGGCGACTATTCAGCGGTGAAGCCTGAGGATATAGACTTCAACAAGGGAGCAGAGGGCGGAAAGTTCTACGTTGGAACAGAGGCTGGGTTTGCGCCCTACGAGCTGAGGGTCGGAAGCGGCTACATCGGCATCGACGTAGAGATGTGCGCGGCAATCGCAAAGAAGCTCGGCAAGGAACTCGTCATCCTGAACATGAACTTTGACGCACTTCCGACGGCAGTATCAACCGGCAAAGTCGACATGATCTGCGCAGGAATCACCGTAACAGACGAGCGCAAGGAGAACATGGACTTCTCGGACAACTACGTAGTCGGAGCAAAGCAGGTTGCTGTAGTACGGGCAGACGATTATGAGAAGTAG
- a CDS encoding amino acid ABC transporter permease, which produces MRSSRKGAGRGDILLGIVGVYLLYLLYASGFFTAAAWQDFNRRFYQNFIKDDRYMMLVDGLKSTIFMTSGATVIGVIVGLILSVIRVAYKGGVHIPVLNKFAETYITVLRGTPAMVQLLIWNFTIFASARDLNTQYIAILAFGLNSGAYVAEIFRGGIESIDPGQMEAARSLGLTYGSSMRHVILPQALRNVVPMLFNEFIALLKETSIAGYIGIDDLTRAGQNIQALTLEHSQPLVMVAIIYLVIVLFLSHLVRKLEEWLSRGRR; this is translated from the coding sequence ATGAGAAGTAGCCGCAAAGGTGCGGGCAGGGGAGATATTCTGCTCGGAATAGTCGGAGTGTATCTGCTGTACCTGCTCTATGCATCGGGGTTCTTCACGGCGGCGGCATGGCAGGACTTCAACAGACGCTTCTACCAGAACTTCATCAAGGACGACCGCTACATGATGCTTGTTGACGGCCTCAAGTCGACAATCTTCATGACCAGCGGAGCAACAGTAATCGGCGTTATCGTGGGGTTAATACTGAGCGTGATACGTGTTGCGTACAAGGGCGGCGTTCACATTCCCGTGCTGAACAAGTTTGCGGAGACGTATATCACTGTTCTGCGCGGGACTCCTGCGATGGTTCAGCTCTTAATCTGGAACTTCACGATTTTTGCGAGCGCACGGGACCTCAACACGCAGTATATTGCGATTCTGGCGTTCGGCCTGAACAGCGGCGCGTATGTCGCAGAAATCTTCAGAGGCGGCATCGAGTCGATTGATCCGGGACAGATGGAGGCGGCGCGTTCTCTCGGACTGACTTACGGCTCATCGATGAGGCACGTTATCTTGCCTCAGGCACTCCGCAACGTAGTACCGATGCTGTTCAACGAGTTCATAGCACTCTTGAAGGAGACATCGATAGCGGGCTATATCGGCATCGATGACCTCACACGTGCAGGGCAGAACATCCAGGCACTGACGCTCGAACACTCACAGCCTCTCGTGATGGTCGCGATAATCTATCTGGTTATCGTGCTGTTCCTGTCGCACCTTGTGAGGAAGCTCGAGGAATGGCTCAGCAGGGGCAGGAGGTAA
- a CDS encoding amino acid ABC transporter ATP-binding protein: protein MNDVILEVKDLHKTFTLQDGRELNVLNGISTGIRKGEKIAVIGPSGSGKSTFLRCLNRMEEPTAGTITFKGEEITSPKCNINVVRRHMGMVFQHFYLFPHLTVRQNLTLAPVDLKLMTQEEADARAKELLARVGLADKIEEWPDRLSGGQKQRVAIARAMAMSPDMLLFDEPTSALDPEMIGEVLDVMKELADDGMTMYLVTHEMGFAHEIADRVLFIDKGIISEEGTPAEVFDRPKQPRTIEFLSKVLRR, encoded by the coding sequence ATGAATGATGTGATTCTTGAAGTGAAAGACCTGCACAAGACGTTCACCCTTCAGGACGGCCGTGAGCTCAACGTCCTCAACGGCATAAGCACAGGAATCCGCAAAGGCGAGAAGATCGCGGTTATCGGGCCTTCGGGTTCGGGAAAGAGCACGTTCCTGCGCTGCCTGAACAGAATGGAGGAGCCTACCGCCGGAACGATAACCTTCAAGGGCGAAGAGATTACGTCGCCGAAGTGCAACATCAACGTTGTGCGCAGACATATGGGGATGGTCTTCCAGCACTTCTACCTGTTCCCGCACCTGACTGTGAGGCAGAACCTGACACTTGCGCCGGTTGACCTCAAGCTGATGACTCAGGAAGAGGCTGACGCGAGGGCAAAGGAGCTTCTTGCGCGCGTCGGGCTTGCGGACAAGATAGAGGAGTGGCCGGACAGGTTATCGGGCGGACAGAAGCAGAGGGTAGCTATTGCGCGTGCAATGGCAATGAGCCCCGATATGCTGCTGTTCGACGAACCTACGAGCGCGTTAGACCCGGAAATGATAGGCGAAGTTCTGGATGTCATGAAGGAGCTTGCGGACGACGGAATGACGATGTACCTCGTTACGCACGAGATGGGATTTGCGCACGAGATTGCGGACAGGGTGTTATTCATCGACAAGGGAATAATCAGCGAGGAAGGCACACCTGCAGAGGTCTTTGACCGCCCCAAACAGCCGAGAACAATAGAGTTTCTCTCTAAGGTGCTCAGACGGTAA